A part of Prolixibacteraceae bacterium genomic DNA contains:
- a CDS encoding ATP-binding protein produces the protein MIQEIKIKNFLSFKEETVFSFEATADKTLEDYYVAEQADGTRLLKMAMIYGANASGKSNLINAFEFLNDFTNSIPEEKRSETNFIPFMFDDTKNHPGEFELIFYANKTRHKYQLIINHNSVINEKLYFYPGTRPAIIFDRYLDVKKNISIVEFGSKIKISDQAKEAIELKTLINTSVIAAYNQVNTSIPELDIVNNWLEYQFLSSINPYTELTEYSDSAIKDNPEAKSHTLNFLKEADFNITDVSFIDKVQEIPDSILKDIESSTLPVEVKEKIKSEKGLHYDEKMFTHRIINNEKEEHFILSERLQSKGTLRYYGLSAPFYHTIKNNAILLIDEIDSALHPLLVNHFLKEFLQKSDQAQLLFTTHNMSLLNEKDILRKDGIWFTEKLKNGATDLFSLSDFNFRKELSYFNAYKLGKFGGIPQL, from the coding sequence ATGATCCAAGAGATTAAAATAAAGAATTTCCTTTCATTCAAAGAGGAAACGGTGTTCAGCTTCGAGGCAACAGCTGACAAGACTCTTGAAGACTATTATGTAGCGGAACAAGCGGATGGAACACGCCTATTAAAAATGGCGATGATATACGGTGCAAATGCATCAGGGAAAAGTAATTTGATTAATGCTTTCGAATTTCTAAACGACTTCACAAATAGCATTCCAGAAGAAAAGAGATCGGAAACTAATTTCATCCCTTTCATGTTTGATGATACAAAAAATCATCCAGGTGAATTTGAATTAATATTTTATGCAAACAAAACAAGACACAAGTATCAATTAATTATAAACCATAATAGTGTAATAAACGAAAAACTCTATTTCTACCCAGGAACTAGACCTGCAATTATTTTCGATCGTTATCTTGATGTTAAAAAAAACATCTCAATTGTTGAATTCGGTTCTAAAATTAAAATCTCTGATCAAGCGAAAGAAGCCATCGAGCTTAAAACACTAATTAACACCTCTGTAATTGCTGCCTACAATCAAGTAAATACTTCAATCCCGGAATTGGATATTGTGAACAATTGGCTAGAATACCAATTTTTAAGTTCTATTAATCCTTACACTGAATTAACCGAATATTCAGATAGCGCAATTAAAGATAATCCTGAAGCAAAATCTCACACTTTGAATTTCTTGAAAGAGGCTGATTTCAACATCACAGATGTCTCTTTCATTGATAAAGTTCAGGAAATACCCGATTCTATTTTAAAGGATATCGAGTCTTCCACGCTTCCTGTCGAAGTAAAAGAGAAAATTAAGAGTGAAAAAGGGCTTCATTATGATGAAAAAATGTTTACACATAGAATTATCAACAACGAAAAAGAAGAACATTTTATACTATCTGAAAGGCTACAATCAAAAGGAACTTTACGTTATTATGGCCTGTCTGCACCTTTCTATCATACAATAAAAAACAATGCTATTTTATTAATTGACGAAATTGATTCAGCACTACATCCTCTATTGGTAAATCATTTTTTAAAAGAATTTCTTCAAAAATCAGATCAAGCCCAACTACTCTTTACCACTCATAATATGTCGTTATTAAACGAGAAAGATATCTTACGTAAAGATGGAATATGGTTTACCGAGAAACTTAAAAATGGTGCTACGGATCTTTTTTCTTTGTCTGACTTTAATTTCCGCAAAGAATTATCATATTTCAATGCATATAAATTAGGTAAATTTGGTGGAATTCCTCAATTGTAA